Proteins encoded within one genomic window of Leptolyngbya sp. FACHB-261:
- a CDS encoding DMT family transporter — translation MQTTLESRSNSNWQKGLVFAPFFLWGTAMVVMKGVMPQTQPLFVGGMRLLPAGLILLLVAALTGREPLRGWRAWGWVALFGLVDGTLFQGFLVEGLARTGAGLGSVLIDSQPLAVALMAFWLYGERIGRWGWLGLALGVFGISLIGLPDSFLRTLLSGQWTLETLPETLQFTGGEWLMLMAALSMAVGTILIRPVCRYVDPVVATGWHMVLGSVPLFGLSTGLETEVWQHLNWHGWLGITYMALLGSAAAYGLFFYYAAQGNLTTLSSLTFLTPVFALLFGKVFLAEALTNLQWGGVGLTLISIYLVNQREILAERSNEGPSQTLASEHASEPVMRPQLAEASSENLLPLEPLAERRPLESALSTSSEQD, via the coding sequence ATGCAAACCACACTTGAGAGCCGATCCAACTCCAACTGGCAAAAGGGTTTGGTCTTTGCACCATTCTTTTTGTGGGGGACGGCGATGGTGGTTATGAAAGGCGTCATGCCGCAGACGCAGCCCCTATTTGTGGGAGGCATGCGCCTATTACCCGCAGGACTGATTCTGTTATTAGTTGCCGCTTTGACCGGTAGAGAGCCCTTGCGGGGATGGCGAGCTTGGGGTTGGGTCGCGCTATTCGGTTTAGTGGATGGCACGCTGTTCCAGGGTTTTCTGGTCGAAGGGCTTGCTCGTACAGGCGCAGGCTTAGGCTCAGTGCTAATTGACTCGCAGCCCCTAGCTGTAGCACTCATGGCCTTTTGGCTCTATGGAGAACGGATTGGTCGCTGGGGCTGGCTCGGCTTGGCCTTGGGCGTTTTCGGTATCAGCTTGATTGGCTTACCTGATAGTTTCTTACGCACCCTGCTCTCTGGTCAGTGGACGCTTGAGACCTTACCGGAAACGTTGCAGTTCACAGGCGGTGAGTGGCTGATGCTGATGGCCGCTCTGTCGATGGCGGTCGGCACAATTTTGATTCGGCCAGTTTGTCGTTACGTCGACCCTGTGGTCGCTACCGGCTGGCATATGGTGTTGGGGTCAGTACCCTTGTTCGGGCTGTCTACAGGCTTAGAAACAGAGGTTTGGCAACACCTAAATTGGCACGGTTGGCTAGGCATAACTTACATGGCCCTGCTCGGCAGCGCTGCTGCTTACGGCTTGTTCTTCTACTACGCCGCTCAGGGCAATCTAACAACCCTAAGTTCTCTCACTTTTTTAACTCCGGTATTCGCCCTTCTATTCGGCAAAGTCTTTCTGGCAGAAGCCCTGACGAATTTGCAGTGGGGAGGCGTTGGCCTAACGTTAATTAGTATTTATTTGGTTAATCAGCGCGAGATTCTGGCCGAGCGGAGCAACGAGGGCCCCAGCCAAACCCTTGCTAGTGAACACGCTAGTGAACCAGTAATGCGGCCTCAACTAGCGGAGGCTAGCTCAGAGAACTTGCTCCCCCTGGAACCTTTAGCTGAGCGACGTCCTTTAGAATCAGCGCTCTCAACTTCCTCAGAGCAGGATTGA
- a CDS encoding HEAT repeat domain-containing protein: protein MSKLLLTSPVLAQSSTPSTSGASKPTTPRIHVVVAGDTVEAIAVQYGVPQETIRRLNPGINPNRMSIGQQIKLPPLDAAAAAAAALPPQSTTIPAERSVSTPASTLGNSPAANTPAVDAPVEPTEATRPRPVVAEPAATAPTYPSPWLLGGGVLLAFLAGTAFSSLLGRRREETPLPQRTAVNSLSSPSVASSTHKTDGSWVSTTPPGTVAEEYTENPDGGSLVQSGNSVKMQRLDVVEELIGDLQSSDRQQRQRAIWDLGQKGDSRAVKPLVHLLMDSDSKHRSLILATLTEIGSSTVTPLHRALLVSLQDENPEVRMNAIRDLTRVFDLSQRAAHILNHVIDDPDPEVQETARWAASRLGVTQLMSLNSGGTTNPAALSGSAEPPRSENGTTHRREDTHADGEPVDRR, encoded by the coding sequence GTGTCGAAGCTGCTATTGACCAGTCCAGTTTTGGCGCAAAGTTCTACTCCGTCCACCAGCGGAGCATCTAAGCCAACAACTCCCCGCATTCACGTTGTTGTTGCTGGCGATACGGTCGAGGCAATTGCAGTTCAGTATGGCGTTCCTCAGGAGACGATTCGTCGCCTGAATCCAGGGATTAATCCAAATCGCATGAGCATTGGTCAGCAGATCAAGCTCCCTCCCCTCGATGCGGCAGCGGCAGCGGCAGCGGCACTACCGCCTCAAAGTACAACTATTCCTGCAGAGCGTTCTGTTTCTACCCCCGCTTCTACGTTAGGGAATAGTCCAGCTGCTAACACTCCAGCTGTTGATGCTCCTGTCGAGCCTACCGAGGCAACTCGGCCTAGACCTGTGGTAGCTGAGCCTGCGGCGACTGCACCTACATACCCCTCGCCTTGGCTCTTAGGCGGTGGCGTTTTACTCGCTTTTCTAGCAGGAACGGCCTTCTCCTCGTTGTTAGGTCGTCGCCGTGAGGAGACACCTCTGCCTCAGCGGACTGCTGTTAATAGCCTCTCTAGTCCTTCGGTTGCCTCCAGTACCCACAAGACGGATGGCAGCTGGGTTTCGACAACACCACCTGGCACTGTTGCTGAAGAATACACGGAGAACCCTGACGGCGGCAGCTTGGTCCAGAGTGGTAACTCGGTCAAGATGCAGCGACTAGACGTGGTGGAGGAGTTGATCGGCGACCTCCAGAGTAGTGATCGCCAGCAGCGTCAACGGGCCATTTGGGATCTGGGACAAAAGGGGGACTCACGGGCCGTCAAGCCGCTGGTGCATTTGCTGATGGATTCTGACTCCAAGCACCGCAGCTTAATCCTGGCAACCCTAACCGAGATTGGCAGTAGTACGGTCACACCCCTGCATCGGGCCTTGCTAGTGTCTCTGCAAGACGAAAACCCTGAGGTCCGTATGAATGCAATTCGCGACCTCACGCGAGTATTTGATCTGTCTCAGCGCGCCGCCCACATCCTCAACCATGTAATTGACGACCCTGACCCAGAAGTGCAAGAGACCGCACGTTGGGCAGCCAGTCGCCTGGGCGTTACGCAGCTGATGTCTCTTAATAGCGGCGGCACGACCAATCCAGCAGCTCTCAGCGGCTCAGCTGAACCACCCCGCTCTGAGAACGGAACTACTCACCGTCGTGAGGATACACATGCTGATGGAGAACCCGTAGATCGTCGATGA
- a CDS encoding tRNA-(ms[2]io[6]A)-hydroxylase, with the protein MNSLTAVVGAESISAEVARIQALKHPTSPAWLELVLAHPNTLLLDHSHCERKAAGVALNLMFRYPSCTELVYALTQIAREELEHFEQVNRLLAERGIPLGPLSAPPYGAKLSGQTRRQEPDRLLDSLLVAGLIEARSHERLGLLAQYCPDPVLSDFYSSLMASEARHYGTYWVLADTYFEREAVKARLEELSEVESQLLTTLHPEPRIHS; encoded by the coding sequence ATGAATTCCCTGACAGCGGTAGTGGGGGCAGAGTCCATCTCGGCTGAGGTTGCCCGCATTCAGGCCCTCAAACACCCAACTTCACCTGCCTGGCTAGAGCTGGTACTGGCCCATCCTAATACCTTGCTGCTCGACCACTCTCACTGCGAGCGTAAAGCAGCTGGGGTGGCACTGAACCTGATGTTTCGCTATCCCTCTTGCACAGAGCTTGTGTATGCTCTGACTCAGATTGCTCGCGAAGAACTGGAGCATTTCGAGCAGGTGAACCGGCTGTTAGCAGAGCGAGGCATTCCTTTAGGACCACTCTCTGCACCACCCTACGGGGCTAAGCTCAGTGGCCAAACACGCCGACAAGAGCCTGACCGCTTGCTGGACTCCCTGCTAGTAGCAGGTTTGATTGAGGCACGTAGCCACGAGCGCTTAGGATTGCTGGCCCAGTATTGCCCAGACCCGGTTCTAAGCGACTTTTACAGCAGTCTTATGGCTTCAGAAGCACGGCACTACGGTACCTACTGGGTACTTGCAGATACTTATTTTGAGCGGGAGGCGGTCAAAGCGAGACTTGAGGAACTGAGCGAGGTGGAAAGCCAACTTCTCACGACCCTCCACCCCGAACCTCGAATTCACAGTTAG
- a CDS encoding single-stranded DNA-binding protein, with translation MSLNTVNLVGRAGRDPEVRYFESGSVVCNFTLAVNRRTSRDDQPDWFDLEIWGKTAETAANYVRKGSLIGVSGSLKFDYWKDKATGADRSKPVIRVDRLELLGSKRDNEGAAVSSGGGGGGYDDEF, from the coding sequence ATGAGCCTGAACACCGTGAACCTGGTGGGCCGAGCTGGTCGGGATCCAGAGGTCCGCTACTTCGAGTCTGGAAGTGTTGTCTGCAACTTCACGCTAGCCGTCAATCGACGCACCAGCCGCGATGACCAGCCCGACTGGTTTGATCTAGAAATTTGGGGCAAGACCGCTGAGACCGCTGCCAACTATGTACGCAAGGGCAGCTTGATCGGCGTAAGTGGCTCGCTTAAGTTCGATTATTGGAAGGACAAAGCCACTGGCGCTGACCGTTCCAAGCCTGTGATTCGGGTGGACCGGCTAGAATTGCTGGGCTCCAAGCGCGACAACGAAGGCGCAGCAGTTTCCAGTGGCGGCGGTGGCGGTGGCTACGACGACGAGTTCTAG
- a CDS encoding Hsp20/alpha crystallin family protein, translated as MALVRWEPFREIDTLRRQMDRLFDDVTSLTGTERSERSTWAPAVELRETEDAVVLRAEVPGVEAKNLDVQVSRDAVSIAGEHHQEQRTEEKGLFRTEFRYGSFRRVVPLPAQVQNDQVKAEFKDGILTLTLPKAEDERRKVVKVTLDSAQS; from the coding sequence ATGGCCCTTGTTCGTTGGGAACCATTCCGCGAAATTGACACGCTGCGCCGTCAGATGGATCGCCTGTTTGATGATGTCACCAGCCTGACTGGCACCGAGCGCTCCGAGCGTTCTACCTGGGCTCCTGCAGTTGAGCTTAGAGAGACTGAAGATGCGGTTGTGCTGCGCGCCGAAGTGCCTGGTGTAGAAGCCAAGAACCTTGATGTTCAGGTTTCTCGCGATGCAGTCTCGATTGCCGGTGAGCATCACCAGGAGCAGCGTACTGAAGAAAAAGGCCTGTTCCGCACTGAATTCCGCTACGGTAGCTTCCGCCGCGTCGTACCTCTGCCTGCTCAAGTGCAGAACGACCAGGTGAAAGCCGAATTCAAGGATGGCATTCTCACCTTGACCCTACCTAAAGCTGAAGATGAGCGGCGCAAGGTTGTGAAAGTTACCTTAGATAGCGCTCAAAGCTAA
- the dnaK gene encoding molecular chaperone DnaK, whose product MAKVVGIDLGTTNSVVAVMEGGKPTVIANAEGFRTTPSVVAFAKNGDRLVGQIAKRQAVMNTDNTFYSVKRFIGRRYDEITEEAKQVAYKVLNVSGNVKVDAPAVSKQFAPEEIAAQVLRKLVDDASKYLGEQVTQAVVTVPAYFNDSQRQATKDAGKIAGIEILRIINEPTAASLAYGLENKSNQTILVFDLGGGTFDVSILEVGDGVFEVLATSGDTHLGGDDFDKKIVDYLAGEFQKTEGIDLRKDKQALQRLTEAAEKAKIELSSVTQTEINLPFITATQDGPKHLDTTLTRAKFEDLCSDLIDRSRVPVEQALRDAKLDKSKIDEVVLVGGSTRIPAVQELVKRVLGRDPNQGVNPDEVVAVGAAIQAGVLSGEVKDILLLDVTPLSLGVETLGGVMTKLITRNTTIPTKKSEVFSTAVDGQSNVEIRVLQGEREMANDNRELATFRLDGIPPAPRGVPQIEVTFDIDANGILSVKAKDKGTGKEQSVTGIGASTLSKDDIERMVKDAERNAATDKERRDQIEAKNQADSLAYQAEKQLNEMGDKVPAADKTKLEGMIKDLREAISQEDHERIKTLTGELQQTLYTVNSNLYQQGATPDADGAGGPTPDGAGGPEKSAGGDDVIDAEFSETK is encoded by the coding sequence ATGGCAAAAGTAGTTGGAATCGACTTAGGCACCACAAACTCAGTGGTGGCTGTGATGGAGGGTGGTAAACCCACTGTCATTGCAAACGCGGAAGGCTTCCGGACCACACCGTCTGTGGTTGCCTTCGCGAAAAATGGAGATCGGCTGGTCGGGCAAATCGCCAAGCGCCAAGCCGTGATGAACACGGACAACACGTTCTATTCAGTCAAGCGCTTTATCGGCCGTCGCTACGACGAAATTACCGAAGAAGCTAAGCAAGTTGCTTATAAAGTACTCAATGTCAGCGGCAACGTTAAGGTCGATGCCCCTGCAGTTAGCAAGCAGTTTGCACCAGAAGAAATTGCGGCACAAGTGTTACGTAAGCTGGTTGATGATGCCAGTAAGTACCTGGGTGAGCAGGTTACTCAAGCGGTAGTTACCGTCCCTGCTTACTTCAACGACTCTCAGCGTCAGGCTACCAAAGACGCTGGTAAGATCGCGGGCATTGAAATCCTGCGCATCATTAACGAGCCTACCGCCGCTTCGCTGGCCTACGGCTTAGAGAACAAGAGCAACCAAACCATCCTGGTCTTTGACTTGGGCGGCGGTACCTTTGACGTCTCTATCCTGGAAGTGGGCGATGGTGTCTTCGAGGTGCTGGCAACCAGCGGTGACACTCACTTGGGTGGTGACGACTTCGACAAGAAGATCGTAGACTACCTGGCCGGTGAGTTCCAGAAGACCGAAGGCATCGACCTGCGCAAGGACAAGCAAGCTCTGCAACGCCTGACTGAAGCAGCAGAGAAAGCCAAGATCGAGCTGTCTAGCGTTACCCAGACCGAGATCAACTTGCCGTTCATTACCGCCACTCAAGACGGTCCTAAGCACCTCGACACAACCCTAACTCGGGCCAAGTTCGAAGACCTGTGCTCTGACCTAATTGACCGTAGCCGCGTGCCAGTTGAGCAAGCGCTACGCGATGCCAAGCTCGACAAGTCGAAGATCGACGAAGTCGTGCTGGTGGGCGGTTCGACCCGTATTCCTGCGGTTCAAGAACTGGTTAAGCGCGTTCTGGGCAGAGACCCCAACCAAGGCGTGAACCCGGATGAAGTGGTCGCGGTTGGTGCGGCAATCCAAGCCGGTGTGCTATCTGGTGAAGTCAAAGACATCCTGCTGCTGGACGTAACACCGCTATCTTTGGGTGTTGAAACCCTGGGTGGTGTGATGACCAAGCTGATCACCCGCAACACCACCATTCCTACCAAGAAGTCCGAGGTGTTCTCGACTGCGGTAGACGGTCAGAGCAACGTGGAGATCCGCGTGCTCCAGGGTGAGCGTGAGATGGCCAATGACAACCGTGAACTGGCAACCTTCCGTCTGGATGGTATTCCCCCGGCTCCCCGTGGTGTCCCTCAAATCGAAGTTACCTTCGACATCGACGCTAACGGCATCCTTTCGGTGAAAGCCAAGGACAAGGGAACAGGCAAGGAGCAGTCCGTGACCGGTATCGGTGCTTCAACGCTGTCTAAGGACGACATTGAGCGCATGGTCAAGGATGCTGAGCGCAACGCTGCTACCGACAAGGAGCGTCGCGATCAGATCGAGGCCAAGAACCAAGCCGACTCTCTGGCTTACCAAGCCGAGAAGCAGCTCAACGAGATGGGCGACAAGGTTCCTGCTGCCGATAAGACCAAGCTGGAAGGCATGATTAAGGATCTGCGCGAAGCGATTAGTCAAGAAGATCACGAGCGCATCAAGACCTTGACCGGCGAGTTGCAGCAAACCCTGTACACGGTTAATAGCAACCTGTATCAGCAGGGCGCAACTCCCGATGCTGACGGTGCTGGTGGCCCCACCCCTGATGGTGCTGGTGGCCCTGAGAAGTCTGCTGGCGGTGATGATGTCATCGACGCTGAGTTCTCTGAAACCAAGTAA
- a CDS encoding cytochrome c biogenesis protein, with amino-acid sequence MTELRRFFKHEVLPLLANLKLAIALLLTIALFSVLGTVIEQGQTLEFYQTNYPENPALFGFLTWKLLLTLGLDHVYRTWWFLTLLILFSSSLVSCTFTRQFPMLKAAKRWSYYTKPQSFRKLALSTELPGARLGDLQTRLASARYQIFSEDGKLYARKGMIGRIGPIVVHASMLLILVGALWGAFTGFQAQQMVPSGATFKITNITEAGPWASPQFPKDWSVHVNRFWIDYTPKGSIDQFYSDLSVLDLNGQEVMRKTIHVNEPLRYHGVTLYQADWSVAGIRAQVNNSPLFQLPMVPIQAANGSRLWGTWMPINFELNQGITLLTPDLQGTLIVYGPDGQLLTTTRVGMPTELAIAGIDKPVRITVRDVVGATGLQIKADPGIPTVYAGFGLLMLGVMMSYVSHSQVWALQEGERLYVGGRTNRAQVAFERELVALLSQVEQPQTVVRTAPAAQMPILQ; translated from the coding sequence ATGACGGAATTGAGGCGGTTTTTTAAGCACGAGGTGTTGCCCCTGCTGGCAAACCTCAAATTGGCAATTGCGTTATTGCTCACAATTGCCCTATTCAGCGTTCTCGGCACAGTGATCGAGCAGGGACAGACCCTTGAGTTTTACCAGACTAACTATCCTGAGAACCCAGCCCTGTTTGGCTTTCTCACCTGGAAACTACTGCTGACTCTCGGTCTCGACCATGTCTATCGAACCTGGTGGTTTCTGACTCTGCTGATTCTGTTCAGCTCCAGCTTGGTGAGCTGTACCTTCACCCGTCAATTTCCCATGCTCAAAGCGGCGAAGCGTTGGAGCTACTACACCAAGCCCCAGTCCTTCCGCAAGCTTGCCCTTAGTACAGAACTGCCTGGGGCCCGTCTCGGCGATCTTCAAACTCGCTTGGCCTCAGCCCGCTACCAAATCTTTTCTGAGGACGGCAAGCTCTACGCCCGTAAGGGCATGATCGGCCGCATCGGTCCGATTGTCGTCCACGCCAGCATGTTGCTGATCCTTGTGGGGGCTTTATGGGGAGCGTTCACTGGCTTTCAAGCCCAGCAGATGGTACCGAGCGGAGCCACCTTCAAGATCACAAACATTACTGAGGCAGGCCCCTGGGCGAGTCCCCAGTTTCCCAAAGATTGGTCAGTGCATGTCAACCGCTTCTGGATTGACTACACCCCTAAGGGCAGCATCGATCAGTTTTACTCTGACCTGTCGGTGCTCGACCTGAACGGCCAAGAGGTGATGCGCAAAACTATCCACGTTAACGAGCCTCTGCGCTACCACGGCGTCACACTCTACCAGGCTGACTGGAGCGTGGCGGGCATTCGGGCCCAAGTTAATAACAGTCCTTTGTTCCAACTGCCGATGGTGCCGATTCAAGCGGCTAACGGTAGCCGCCTCTGGGGCACCTGGATGCCAATCAACTTTGAGCTAAACCAGGGCATCACCCTCCTGACCCCAGACTTGCAAGGCACCTTGATTGTTTACGGGCCCGATGGGCAACTGCTAACCACGACCCGAGTAGGCATGCCCACTGAGCTTGCCATTGCTGGCATAGACAAGCCTGTGCGGATTACCGTTCGGGATGTGGTGGGCGCAACCGGATTACAGATCAAGGCCGATCCGGGCATCCCGACCGTCTATGCAGGCTTTGGCTTGCTGATGCTGGGGGTGATGATGAGCTACGTCTCCCATTCGCAAGTATGGGCGTTGCAGGAAGGCGAACGACTGTATGTGGGTGGGCGCACGAACCGTGCCCAGGTTGCCTTTGAACGAGAATTAGTCGCTTTGCTGAGCCAGGTCGAACAACCACAGACAGTGGTGAGGACCGCACCAGCAGCTCAGATGCCGATCTTGCAATAA
- a CDS encoding HEAT repeat domain-containing protein: MASPNLIALAQQLESENTRDRMLALAALRDVPPTDAVPLILKVLDDQNLQIRSMAVFALGVKQTDQSFPILVKLIENEPDYGIRADAAGALGYLGDIRAFEPLLRAFYEDTNWLVRFSAAVSLGNLGDPRAHDALVSALDSEEVVLHQAAIAALGEIRDLDAVDHILRFAQSEDWLTRQRLAEALGNLPTAKSRSALTYLSKDSHSQVAEAARLSLERLSEALLASSPVGSEI; the protein is encoded by the coding sequence ATGGCTTCCCCCAACCTGATAGCGCTGGCTCAGCAGCTTGAAAGCGAAAATACCCGAGACAGAATGCTAGCTCTGGCAGCGCTTCGGGATGTGCCCCCTACAGATGCAGTGCCACTGATTCTGAAGGTCCTTGACGATCAAAACCTTCAGATCCGGTCAATGGCAGTCTTCGCTCTGGGTGTGAAGCAAACTGACCAAAGCTTTCCGATTCTGGTCAAACTTATAGAGAACGAGCCAGACTACGGCATCCGAGCCGATGCGGCTGGAGCCTTGGGGTATCTGGGTGACATCCGAGCCTTTGAGCCTTTGTTGCGTGCCTTCTATGAGGACACCAACTGGCTGGTGCGCTTCAGTGCAGCTGTCTCATTGGGTAATTTGGGCGATCCTAGAGCTCATGATGCGTTGGTCAGCGCACTCGACAGCGAAGAGGTCGTCTTGCATCAAGCAGCGATTGCTGCCCTAGGGGAAATTCGCGATTTGGATGCGGTCGATCACATTCTGCGCTTTGCTCAATCTGAGGACTGGCTGACCCGCCAACGCCTAGCCGAAGCCTTGGGCAATTTGCCCACTGCTAAGAGCCGTTCGGCCCTGACCTATCTCAGCAAAGATAGCCATTCTCAAGTCGCAGAAGCAGCTCGCCTTTCTCTGGAACGATTGAGCGAAGCACTGCTGGCTAGCAGTCCGGTTGGCTCAGAAATTTAA
- a CDS encoding 4a-hydroxytetrahydrobiopterin dehydratase, with amino-acid sequence MGATVGSTAQPVPFSRQKYAMSAPVRLSQPEVNAALQNLSGWSLEAGKLHRQFQFGSFIEAFGFMSSVALVAESMGHHPEWFNVYNRVTIDLTTHDAGGITNLDVELAHKANALARQ; translated from the coding sequence ATGGGTGCTACCGTAGGCAGCACTGCCCAGCCTGTCCCTTTCAGTCGTCAGAAATACGCTATGAGTGCTCCTGTGCGCCTCTCCCAACCGGAAGTCAATGCTGCTCTGCAAAACCTTTCAGGCTGGAGCCTGGAAGCCGGTAAGCTGCACCGTCAGTTTCAATTTGGCTCTTTCATCGAAGCCTTTGGCTTCATGTCCAGTGTGGCTTTAGTGGCTGAGTCAATGGGCCATCATCCTGAATGGTTCAACGTCTATAACCGCGTCACCATTGACCTCACCACTCATGATGCTGGCGGGATTACTAACTTGGATGTTGAACTGGCGCATAAAGCAAACGCACTGGCTCGCCAATAG
- a CDS encoding peptidoglycan-binding protein encodes METLGFVRALQAYDRSCPEGNDLTEGLYSDPLAPADQLRSESGSWTEIEVKRSLEAAGRVSRQQFSHLATTGALTLLVTAAALSAGSAQAVSLGDSGSYVAQIQRALGIPADGVFGPATQQAVIRFQQRNGISPDGVVGSRTSQALLGVAVPDTGGGNVPAVSIPASTASSASTGATSGSVVELQRLLSDRGFSPGTVDGVYGPSTEAAVRRAQTFYGLSVDGVAGPATLSALRGQTSPRDTPQSVSSGACLSGPAATQQLLANRGFYAGAIDGICGPATQDAILSAQRFYGLTPDGVAGSVTLSALRSDTAQARVTTEQAASAASTDVAQLQRLLQNRGFYLGSIDGVYGPDTANAVRNAQYFYGLTPDGVAGPATLAALQGQAVAYYPPPLSLPGPTYISYNSNSSADLPVSTLQELLRDRGYYRGAVDGVYGQGTRSAVIAFQNANDLSADGVAGPNTIGLLQSRYY; translated from the coding sequence ATGGAAACTTTGGGATTTGTTCGAGCATTGCAGGCCTATGATCGGTCCTGTCCAGAGGGCAATGACTTAACTGAGGGACTTTACTCAGATCCGTTAGCTCCGGCAGACCAGTTGAGAAGCGAGTCCGGCTCCTGGACAGAAATTGAGGTCAAGAGATCCTTAGAAGCAGCGGGTCGAGTCAGTCGCCAACAGTTCTCACATCTAGCCACGACAGGTGCTCTCACCCTTTTGGTGACGGCGGCAGCCCTATCAGCAGGCTCGGCACAAGCCGTTAGCTTAGGCGATTCAGGATCCTACGTGGCTCAGATTCAACGAGCTTTGGGCATTCCGGCTGACGGTGTATTTGGGCCAGCCACGCAGCAAGCGGTTATTCGGTTCCAACAGCGCAATGGCATCTCACCGGATGGTGTTGTGGGCTCACGCACCAGCCAGGCGCTATTGGGTGTGGCTGTCCCCGATACCGGCGGTGGCAATGTTCCAGCCGTAAGTATTCCGGCCTCTACTGCTTCCTCTGCTTCCACTGGTGCCACATCAGGCAGTGTTGTCGAGTTGCAACGCCTGTTGAGCGACCGAGGCTTTAGTCCGGGTACCGTTGACGGTGTCTATGGTCCCAGTACAGAAGCCGCGGTTAGGCGCGCCCAGACCTTCTACGGGCTAAGCGTAGATGGTGTTGCTGGACCCGCCACCCTATCTGCTCTACGCGGTCAAACCTCACCCCGAGATACGCCACAGTCTGTAAGTTCTGGAGCCTGTCTCAGCGGCCCAGCGGCAACTCAACAGCTCCTGGCCAACCGGGGCTTCTACGCGGGCGCTATCGATGGCATCTGTGGACCTGCAACTCAAGATGCGATTCTGTCTGCGCAACGCTTTTATGGGCTGACTCCTGATGGTGTGGCCGGATCAGTGACACTCTCAGCCTTGCGCTCAGACACAGCGCAGGCTCGTGTGACGACCGAGCAGGCCGCCAGTGCCGCCAGCACTGATGTCGCTCAACTGCAGCGTTTGCTCCAGAACCGAGGCTTCTACCTGGGCTCAATTGATGGAGTCTATGGCCCCGATACAGCGAATGCCGTCCGGAATGCGCAGTATTTCTATGGGCTAACTCCGGATGGTGTAGCCGGTCCAGCAACCCTCGCCGCCTTACAGGGGCAAGCGGTAGCCTACTATCCACCGCCACTCTCTCTGCCAGGACCCACTTACATCAGCTACAACAGCAACTCCAGTGCAGATTTGCCAGTGAGTACATTGCAAGAGCTGCTGCGGGACCGAGGCTACTACAGAGGTGCGGTTGATGGAGTATACGGTCAGGGCACTCGCAGTGCTGTGATCGCCTTTCAGAATGCCAATGACCTGTCTGCTGATGGCGTCGCTGGCCCCAATACGATTGGCTTGCTGCAATCACGCTATTACTAG
- a CDS encoding LD-carboxypeptidase — MNLLKFPPALVPGNRLIAVLPSGALSELEAFEAGVAVWLSRGYEVVLPPDLRVRRGYLAGADLVRRSQLEQALSDPACHAILCVRGGYGGARLLEDWHWPEAEPRWLVGFSDITALLWAQAVRGRAGLHGPLLTTLGREPHWSIDRLFDAVEGRALAPLNGQGWGNGRAQGLLLPANLTVATHLLGTALCPDLTGTILAFEDVGEQPYRLDRMLTQWRMCGAFAGVRGIALGRFSQCEPLHPERSLSVVEVLQDRLGDLGLPIVSELPFGHDGVNAALPVGCPVVLDGDAGVLAFEP; from the coding sequence ATGAACCTGCTCAAGTTTCCGCCTGCCCTAGTCCCTGGCAATCGCCTGATAGCGGTTTTGCCCAGTGGTGCTTTATCAGAATTGGAGGCCTTCGAAGCTGGGGTTGCCGTTTGGCTCTCGCGGGGTTACGAGGTGGTGCTACCCCCAGACCTGCGCGTTCGCCGTGGTTATCTCGCTGGAGCTGATCTGGTACGCCGCTCTCAGCTAGAGCAAGCCCTGAGCGATCCCGCCTGCCATGCCATCCTATGTGTTCGTGGTGGCTATGGCGGGGCTCGCCTGCTAGAAGATTGGCACTGGCCTGAAGCAGAACCCCGCTGGCTGGTAGGGTTTTCTGACATCACTGCCCTGCTCTGGGCGCAAGCCGTGAGAGGACGGGCTGGTCTACATGGTCCCTTACTCACCACACTCGGCCGCGAACCCCACTGGTCTATAGATCGCTTGTTCGACGCGGTCGAGGGACGCGCCTTAGCTCCGCTCAATGGGCAAGGCTGGGGGAATGGCCGAGCACAGGGTCTACTGCTGCCAGCCAATCTCACAGTGGCAACGCATCTACTGGGCACAGCCCTCTGTCCCGACCTGACTGGCACGATTTTGGCTTTTGAAGATGTGGGGGAACAGCCCTACCGCTTGGACCGTATGTTGACCCAGTGGCGTATGTGTGGAGCCTTTGCGGGCGTGCGCGGCATCGCCCTGGGTCGGTTTAGCCAATGCGAACCCTTGCACCCGGAGCGCAGCTTGAGTGTGGTCGAAGTATTACAGGATCGCCTAGGCGATCTGGGTTTGCCGATTGTTTCAGAACTGCCCTTCGGGCATGATGGCGTCAACGCCGCCCTACCCGTTGGTTGCCCTGTGGTGTTGGATGGCGATGCAGGGGTTCTGGCCTTTGAGCCGTGA